Genomic segment of Engystomops pustulosus chromosome 8, aEngPut4.maternal, whole genome shotgun sequence:
GTCTTAAGTGGTTTCTCCCAAAAATGATGCTTCCATCTTGGAGGAAATGGACTCACCTTTTGTAACATACAAGTAGAAGAAGTCGCAGTACAGGATGGTCTGCACAACACCGGCCACTATGGCAATAAGGTCAAAGAAGCCTTCGAAGGAATAGCGCCAAATCCAGTTGAATAGATACAAGGCACGGTACAAGCCCAAGAAGAACAGGTAATGGGTAGTGATTGTCTCCGCTTCTCCTGTTTTGCTGATCATGAAGAGCTGAGGCAGGATAGCCACTGACTCCAGGTAGATCGAAAAGGTCCAAAGGATCTGCAAGAAAACAAAGAAATTAGTCAGCGAGTACATTATGACCGCTCCTGAGCACAGAACAGGTCATCATAGGTCCAGTTTATTATAAGGAGGATTACACTGGCTGAGATGATGCTGGTGTTTATCTGCAAGAATTAAACAATGTTTATCTGCAAGAATTAAACAATGTTTATCTGCAAGAATTAAACAATGAAGCCtcttgttgcatgacagcaagcagagatcttggaaaccataaagaatcgatacagaaagtatattagaaaaatgtataactttccattacacaaacaatatcggtTATTTGCTGAATGTgcctaaagtggacaacccctttaaggcaaaaaCCCAATCATGGGAAGCATAGCAGTCTACAGTAAAACATTAACCAATTAAGCCACAAGAGGGCGCATCAAGCTAAAAGCAAATCAAATCCAGGTGAAAGGTTCctaccaaaaaaacaaaacacaaggaTGGGCACACAAATGCTACATAACCTCCTGCAGAATGGGTGGTACATGAACCCCATCCACACCCCACAGGTTTGGAAGCTACAGCAGGATGATGGTACGAAAATGAAATCTTTGTAATAGGAGGGTTGAGCTCATTCTACTGGAGCTTCCTGATACTTCATTGCATTGTGTGGATTCAGGGTTCTTTCGTCTGCTACACTGTCAATACCGTTGCAAAGATTTTCAAGCAAACAATCTTAATTAAAAAATCCTCCCGCTTTATGTACACAGCTTTCGCACAGACAGTAGCCGCAGGCAGTAGAAGCTGGTATAACTACTTAGTCATGTGATATATTATACTTCATGCTAGTTTCTAGTTGCAAGCTTAGGCACGGGGTCTGTTTAGTGACAAGTTCGCATAGAGGcctattaactgacacctttcttttagcttaaaatggtttccctcagatccacataaatcaacacTATATTATATTCAATCATTAAGGCTTCTGCTGCTCAACCGGATGCTCCCATCTACTACTCCTAATGTCCCATGCTACTTCTcagcaagtcatgtgaccaggatgacatcatcacaggtccttgagcctcctaacattagcaaactgtacaccatgcatatatctgatcacataaaataacAACAGCCTGGActccttcccatcctccatggaggcatgttgtGTTAATttttgtgatcagatatatacattggTTAAACGTTGCATttttaacaggaccttagatgaggtCATCCTGGTCACAAAACATtaagtgctcaatgatgtaacagagaatATCAcagcctgtcaatcaggaacaagtacattttaatatgtgtgactcaaagggcatctaccaccaggatgaaggacactATGCAAACAAGCTTGAgtgcttcatcctggtagtagatgtcctttaagtgtgatggcctcacatcaggtgagttgcatataaatgtacaaactgatttttgtaacattgcagccatggaaaggagccatttagggataagggcaatgctttttaatcatagtttttaatgaagcctttattttgggtgggttaatttgcatgacaggttctctatcACTAATGTAAAGGTTTGATCTATAATTCACAAGATGCATTTCACTCCTCAATATTAATAGTAACTTCAGGAGTGAAATATTCAGTACACACTCGGTAAAAGAGCGAAACCCACATGTTCACATACTGGCAATACAATGGTGGATGCATCAGGCCATTGCTATTCTCGTAcaaatagattttatttgggtCGTTTTAGGAGACTACCTcgagaggagagaaatcatgatTGACGAGGACAGCCAAGCCACCAACAGGAACGACAAGGAACTCCACACGGAAGGTGTCATGGTTCCCATCATAGGTGGCCTTGAACTTCATGTATATCAGATAGACTGTTGCATAGGCGCAGGCAATATAGATGAGCTGGAAGAAACCAAAACATAACATTAGGTAACATTAGATGCTGTGTGTACATGCAGTTTAACATCTCTACAATCTCAGATTGTAACCTCATGAGCAGAGCCTTTGTTTCATGCGACTAGGTTATTACTTTGTATACATCTGTATGGATTTGTAAAGAGCTGCAGAATCTGGAAAGACCAAACCAAGCTATGATCCAAAAACCATCATAATCTTTGAAATTTTGATACCCTTTCCTCCTCAGCTGAAGCACGAGAGtggtcttttttttttggcaaacttTTGTCTGTTCCTggtagtctgtatatactgcagtataagctatgtttttcagcacaattttcgtGGTGAAAAAGCCCCACTTTGCGCATGCATATATATAATTAAGTTAGTACTGACCCCCGGCGTCGTATTCTTCCCGCGCtggcagatgcacgtctatgAGATCTACCGGCACAGAAACGATGAAGCGGCAGTGTCGCCCCCTGCTGACGCCATAGTTCTGTGCCACCTGACCGCAGAGAGGTACATCTTCCAGCCCAGCCGGGAACCCGAAGAGGTTTGTAAAAACATCCTTTAAAAGAAGTTTCCCCTATTTGATCGAATatgaaattaaattaaatgtttacaTCTAGACAGACTCTACTGCATTTTGTTAATACAATAGTCATCTTGCACAGTCCTTAATAGTCTACTGTCCTCAGGTCTTCCACCATGCCCAGGTCTACAATGCTCTTACTTAAACAATCTGTATTCGGTCCTGAACAGTAATCCGATACAAAGAAAACAGTCTCCGAGAATGTGGTGCGGCACAAAGCACGCATTGTAGGAGCTGTGACGACCCGGCTGTGACAGGTTACAGGGCATGTAAAGCTGTTGACGGCTtccagcagaattgtgaatgcagctcaggGGTAAATTTTAGGCTGTCATTCAGTacgactagtacagcagcacaataCTGGATACAGCCCATGTACTGGAGTGTTATATATGGAAACAAGCTTTTTTCCCCTAAATTTCCTATGGAAACATACTGCACAATGTATGTAGCATCTTGATAATCTCACACTGTAAACTGCAGCAGATTTTCTGCATGTTAGTCCACAGAATATCTATTGCATACATCCCCCTGTGTAAGGACCCTTAGGCAGCatatgttaaaggggtgttcccattttagcaaattaatgttattgtatgtataaaaagttatacaactttctgtatcaattcctcacggttttctagatctctgcttgttgtcacaagcagagatctagaaaaccgtgaggaattgatacaaaaagtatattggaaagttgtatgactttttataatacatacaataacattaatttgctgaaatgggaacacccctttaagtggtaaagttaaaataaaaaccaCCTTCCGATGCAGGATCTGCAGCAGGAATGGACACGCCACAGTCATAAGATCTGCACCAAACGTTAGTTATCCCACAACTTGTAGACGAGATTATGAAAATTATCCATTTCGGCACAGTTCTGCACCAGCAACCTCATTCTAGATTTGTAGGTATTGAATGTGGATTAGCACAGCACCAACCTGCAGATGGACCAGCTATTGCAAGTACAAGTGTAGTGGGGGAAAATAGCAATAAACTGCAGGTACCATGTGCATGACAGCAAATGTATAACAGTATAACTGGGCAATTACttccttaaaaggggttgtatCTCCTTTCCTCGGGAGCCAATTGCTGAGGGTCCAACAACTGGGACATACACCAATCACTAGAGTAGGATGCCCAGCAATCccgagaatgggggtcccattccGCTTTACCTGCCACTCCATCCATTCAATAGTAAGcagtgttggaaattgcagagcacagttctcccattcactgtctaggAGTGACGGAGATACCAGCGTGCAATATCTGTCACTCATGCTCACATAGAATGGAGTTCCACCTATTAGTGACAACTGGACCCCCTTTCTCTAGATTGATGTGGCCCCTGTGCTAGTGATCAGTGGGAGGACTTCCCTGATCATCTTGCTATCACAAATACTGTAGGTAGGTAATAAGTTTTGGCAACCCTTTTACTGGTACTATACTTGGGCCTATCAAGAGAGCAATGCCATAGAAGCCAATATGTATATTGgcttctacacacacacacacacaccacactaaTATGGAGTCCATGGATGACTAAACACATTAAAAATGAGGGGGTTGTTTAGTTATAAGCATTGAGTTATTCTATCCAAAGACAAATGTGGCAGGAATAGGTTTTTGTCCCATTATGATAAATCAGAACATTTCTGCTAAGAAAAGCAGTAA
This window contains:
- the KDELR2 gene encoding ER lumen protein-retaining receptor 2, which encodes MNIFRLSGDLSHLAAIIILLLKIWKTRSCAGISGKSQLLFALVFTTRYLDLFTSFISLYNTSMKLIYIACAYATVYLIYMKFKATYDGNHDTFRVEFLVVPVGGLAVLVNHDFSPLEILWTFSIYLESVAILPQLFMISKTGEAETITTHYLFFLGLYRALYLFNWIWRYSFEGFFDLIAIVAGVVQTILYCDFFYLYVTKVLKGKKLSLPA